From Phaeodactylum tricornutum CCAP 1055/1 chromosome 11, complete sequence, one genomic window encodes:
- a CDS encoding predicted protein translates to MRKTTIYIAERYHLANPSRFAVCSRLRLVTTIVTLFVYLLSRRTLLVYDVWATFSTTHEAELFLPAMAPATSRNPDSEKRNQSQIEILLDSSNLTVQEMSIDINANGKLIKFAPSSSKQFGVPPQDAFSACLLVMDENFRLSEWIAYHFFTLPLRTLVVLVDPRSRTSPKLILDQWREYMDIVEWTDGDILFNYNSSLLKGTTREKTKLHRTRQKLFYGSCTRYLKATNRSWTTYFDVDEYLAINEADTFDSSERIGQSGSIIRLLRETKAKPRERLYHGPCITLPRRYFSGSKESTVDMVFNRVPDFLNASRFETLRWRYRSDNTVTENGASKAIMDVSQIAWKELRRQRLEVHRPIKSCPPNHVRSGPFSIHHYLGTWEAYSHRNDARDGHHRNRTQWELRSDQTSGGSTDQIRPWIAGFVQQVGKQRAAYLLEDVGIYQDRVSDDGNVK, encoded by the coding sequence ATGAGAAAGACAACAATTTACATCGCCGAACGATACCACCTCGCAAATCCGAGCCGCTTCGCTGTATGCTCTCGTCTTCGATTGGTGACAACGATTGTCACACTTTTTGTTTACCTACTTTCCCGTCGGACTCTGCTTGTGTACGACGTATGGGCCACTTTTTCAACAACACATGAGGCAGAACTTTTCTTGCCTGCGATGGCTCCCGCCACATCGCGCAATCCCGACAGCGAGAAACGCAATCAAAGCCAAATTGAAATCTTGCTGGACAGTTCAAACCTGACGGTGCAGGAAATGTCAATTGATATCAACGCAAATGGAAAGCTCATCAAATTCGCCCCGTCCTCCTCGAAACAATTCGGCGTACCACCGCAAGATGCCTTTTCTGCTTGTCTCCTTGTCATGGACGAAAATTTCCGGCTTTCCGAATGGATTGCGTATCACTTTTTCACTCTACCGCTACGAACGCTTGTGGTATTGGTAGATCCAAGGAGCCGTACCTCACCAAAACTTATTCTTGATCAATGGAGAGAGTACATGGATATTGTTGAGTGGACAGATGGAGACATTCTATTTAATTACAATTCTAGCCTGCTGAAAGGGACGACGCGAGAAAAGACGAAATTGCATCGCACGCGACAGAAACTGTTTTACGGTAGCTGCACGAGGTATCTTAAAGCCACAAATCGATCGTGGACCACCTATTTTGACGTGGATGAGTATTTAGCGATCAACGAAGCTGACACGTTTGATAGTTCTGAGCGGATTGGTCAGTCAGGAAGCATCATCCGCCTCTTGCGGGAAACAAAGGCGAAACCACGTGAACGACTATATCATGGACCCTGTATAACTCTCCCGCGTCGATATTTTTCGGGGTCTAAGGAAAGCACTGTTGATATGGTATTTAACCGTGTTCCAGATTTTCTAAACGCCAGTCGATTCGAAACGTTACGTTGGAGATATCGTAGTGACAATACAGTTACTGAAAACGGCGCATCCAAGGCAATCATGGATGTCTCGCAAATTGCTTGGAAAGAACTGAGGCGCCAAAGGCTAGAAGTTCACCGGCCAATCAAGTCCTGCCCTCCCAATCACGTCCGAAGTGGACCTTTCTCTATCCACCACTATCTAGGGACTTGGGAAGCCTATTCACACCGAAACGATGCCAGGGACGGCCATCACCGTAACCGTACACAATGGGAGCTTCGCTCCGATCAAACGAGCGGTGGGTCCACAGATCAAATTCGTCCGTGGATTGCAGGCTTTGTCCAGCAAGTCGGAAAGCAACGTGCTGCAtatcttttggaagacgTTGGAATTTATCAAGATAGAGTCTCCGATGACGGCAATGTGAAATAA
- a CDS encoding predicted protein, producing the protein MFALLAKGITRRSLPRAATFALSGTNMTRSFTATQTVAMPLAEFRDTVSRQKRTDESVGRSWSATELRRKNYEDLHKLWFVLYKERNMLLTEQQLSRRKGIMFPQPERMRKVRKSMGAIKHVLGERKREMLARLAREKLEFKNKMDEDAVEEQA; encoded by the exons ATGTTTGCACTCCTAGCGAAAGGCATCACGAGAAGGAGTCTCCCCCGGGCAGCTACGTTTGCTCTATCCGGTACGAATATGACACGATCCTTTACCGCAACCCAGACTGTGGCGATGCCATTGGCTGAATTTCGTGACACGGTATCTCGTCAAAAGCGTACAGATGAGTCAGTCGGACGCTCTTGGAGCGCAACCGAGTTACGGCGCAAGAACTACGAGGATTTGCACAAACTGTG GTTTGTGTTGTACAAAGAACGAAACATGCTCTTGACAGAGCAACAGCTAAGTCGGCGCAAAGGCATCATGTTTCCGCAACCAGAACGCATGAGGAAGGTCCGCAAGTCAATGGGAGCGATCAAGCACGTTCTGGGTGAACGCAAACGAGAGATGTTGGCTAGGCTGGCGAGAGAAAAATTGGAATTTAAAAATAAAATGGATGAAGATGCTGTAGAGGAGCAAGCTTGA
- a CDS encoding predicted protein, producing the protein MLWNCLIVICLSVMTRLFRGTACALSPLPSPLRNRDSFTSLPLPTVTGDCGNSKELFSIAPMMGHTNRHYRYFVRLFSERTHLYTEMVPASQIVQAFRRAPVVLQIGGGDPEVLRQAAAIGAAYGGYVDINLNCGCPSNAVRGRSAGAALMRDPSHVAHCVEAMQEGIFEMGQGTNKLKPNVTVKHRLGVRDAATFDASADRSKDDAEAYRSCRQFVNAIALTGAVAKCHVHARYGLLGDFTPTTIQNRNVPPLRPSIVNQLAEDFPSVEFVTNGGVKSLDEVSQVVRGGRHGSGVNNVVGAMVGRAAINHPCSFAAADTL; encoded by the exons ATGCTTTGGAATTGCTTGATTGTGATTTGCTTGTCCGTAATGACACGGCTCTTTCGGGGAACGGCATGTGCGCTGTCACCTCTTCCGTCACCGCTGAGGAATCGCGATTCGTTCACATCCTTGCCGCTTCCTACCGTCACGGGTGATTGCGGAAACTCGAAAGAACTGTTTTCCATTGCTCCCATGATGGGTCATACCAACCGACACTACCGATACTTCGTCCGACTCTTTAGTGAGCGGACCCATTTATACACCGAAATGGTGCCGGCTTCCCAGATTGTCCAAGCCTTTCGACGAGCTC CTGTAGTTTTACAAATAGGCGGAGGTGATCCCGAAGTGCTGCGTCAAGCTGCTGCCATTGGAGCTGCCTATGGGGGCTATGTCGATATCAATTTGAATTGCGGATGTCCATCCAACGCTGTCCGTGGTCGGAGTGCAGGGGCGGCTTTGATGCGCGACCCTAGTCACGTCGCACACTGTGTCGAGGCGATGCAAGAAGGAATTTTTGAAATGGGGCAAGGAACAAATAAACTGAAGCCAAACGTAACAGTGAAACATCGGTTGGGCGTGCGAGACGCAGCAACGTTTGATGCTTCAGCTGATCGATCTAAAGACGACGCAGAAGCGTACCGGTCGTGTCGTCAATTTGTGAATGCAATCGCCTTGACTGGCGCAGTCGCTAAATGCCACGTCCATGCACGTTACGGTCTTTTGGGAGATTTTACTCCGA CCACCATCCAAAATAGAAATGTACCGCCTTTGAGGCCCAGTATTGTCAATCAGTTGGCAGAAGACTTTCCTTCGGTTGAGTTCGTGACGAATGGTGGGGTAAAAAGCCTCGACGAAGTTTCTCAGGTTGTTCGAGGGGGACGACATGGTTCTGGAGTAAACAACGTCGTTGGTGCAATGGTTGGACGAGCAGCGATTAATCATCCATGCTCGTTTGCGGCAGCTGACACTCTA
- a CDS encoding predicted protein translates to MPFASKRQAGYLTFSFVVLFPFARSFLLTQPKVHVAMQTESTATTDCELSFSKSDQPAPLYITIGPPCAGKTTWLQQQQRQSPDYSQVSIDDVSLDDQPDTYVPLNTEYFLTNTANSYPEELRTHCICGKSLAERIQGNDQRELRTVLQRVAGNLTESEFRNAIIGNIVGMDHCESTTSKSVQTLLVNAVERCMQDQTMVALLPQTVDLFVRERIFRRDGTHSTTGLESSEKALYACPIDRPVAWGNTNTRPSDYRMALVMAASTRRPVRFVVYSDKKARLRVLNNSEMDLADKVPQELFGLQATLPELIDRNVNRLLTSGRYVPVSVIRDMHERSLELLQKVVHGWNSLSRNHSNNSKLTAFDLDRGLARLVDFDLLADRTVVDLRTVNQPPQQQQQHQGNNLRRSSSPRPLHLSARDAGSRKRSSFDPRSRRQPPEPVRNGATHSRGTRTDTPLTRPVDGEKYGPRSQGSDANLAQGKRSYGGYNRGSPANSNHAGRPPQNQGDGERPRLHDQRQPSANNTRRSTFPNKTNGAPPKRRRREE, encoded by the coding sequence ATGCCTTTTGCTAGCAAGCGACAAGCTGGCTACCTAACCTTTTCTTTCGTGGTACTCTTTCCTTTCGCGCGTAGCTTTTTGTTGACGCAGCCCAAGGTCCACGTTGCAATGCAAACGGAAAGCACTGCgactactgactgtgagttgagTTTTTCAAAATCGGACCAACCGGCGCCCCTGTATATTACGATTGGACCACCCTGCGCCGGCAAGACTACCtggctgcaacaacaacaaagacaaAGTCCGGACTACTCGCAAGTCTCCATTGATGATGTGTCGCTGGATGACCAGCCAGACACATATGTACCACTGAATACGGAATATTTTCTCACCAACACAGCCAATTCCTATCCCGAAGAGCTACGTACGCACTGTATTTGTGGCAAGTCTTTGGCGGAACGAATCCAGGGAAATGATCAACGAGAGCTCCGAACCGTGCTTCAAAGAGTAGCGGGGAATTTGACAGAATCGGAATTTCGCAATGCCATCATCGGCAATATCGTGGGGATGGATCACTGCGAATCTACTACATCGAAATCTGTACAAACCTTACTAGTCAACGCAGTGGAACGCTGTATGCAGGACCAGACTATGGTGGCACTGCTGCCACAGACGGTAGACCTTTTTGTGCGGGAGCGCATATTCCGACGTGACGGAACCCACTCTACAACTGGACTGGAATCGTCTGAAAAAGCGCTATACGCATGCCCAATCGACCGACCAGTGGCATGGGGCAACACCAACACGCGGCCGAGTGACTACCGGATGGCTCTCGTTATGGCAGCCTCCACCCGCCGACCTGTCCGCTTTGTAGTCTACAGTGACAAAAAGGCGCGACTCCGTGTTCTGAACAATTCAGAAATGGACCTGGCGGACAAGGTTCCGCAAGAACTTTTTGGGCTTCAGGCAACACTGCCAGAGCTCATAGATCGGAACGTGAATCGATTGCTGACCTCTGGTCGGTACGTTCCCGTGTCGGTAATTCGCGACATGCACGAGCGGTCTTTAGAGCTGTTACAGAAAGTGGTACACGGGTGGAACTCACTTTCAAGAAATCACAGTAACAACTCGAAGCTGACGGCGTTCGATTTGGATCGGGGTTTGGCCCGACTGGTAGACTTTGACCTTTTGGCCGATCGAACCGTGGTTGACTTGCGAACCGTCAATCAACCgccgcagcagcagcaacaacatcaagGAAACAACCTCCGACGTTCTTCGTCGCCCCGGCCTCTTCACTTGTCTGCTCGAGATGCAGGCAGTCGGAAACGTAGCAGTTTTGATCCACGGTCTCGTCGTCAACCGCCAGAGCCCGTACGGAATGGCGCAACTCATTCCAGAGGAACGCGGACGGATACGCCACTCACCAGACCGGTCGACGGAGAAAAGTACGGACCGCGAAGTCAAGGGAGCGATGCGAACCTGGCGCAAGGCAAAAGAAGTTATGGCGGCTACAATCGTGGCTCTCCTGCGAACAGCAACCATGCCGGACGACCGCCGCAAAATCAGGGTGATGGCGAACGCCCTCGATTACACGACCAGCGACAGCCATCTGCCAATAACACCCGGCGATCAACATTTCCAAATAAAACCAATGGAGCACCGCCTAAGCGAAGACGGCGAGAGGAATAG
- a CDS encoding predicted protein: MNAFTTGPESTAADRHNRRATGISSEAEERRMETLEIMNTPVENDAEEENDDDDEEEEAMAPVAGWRFWWIFARFPLGLLLVNTILLALITLYNLQYSPSYIVGNSTHAVLNDDFDSDERRDFGLAQFSALELQSWIVKCGMVALLACLDAIVFYWFTVRLKKGMELLARKAQQEEPQGRPVANENLNRPRTAPLHKLDLNYSELDLVHARGPSAATDRPNLGQPVVPTDGTHSDCLSDCAITFDIFVQLRRIFHVLEEYHITVRMAEKEHHGWDSYMDTETLVATNVNGNLTVYSQLHEPHSFVSINEGSGETMEGFCFLYTEFVGHDDEEIYEYTTQAVACVSSNENISQGFRNTTLLNSDGGGWLESVGKAHDGRYWIRLQEDRFVDEWSSYQEVLHIIQLDPQSMMYTVVANSTSFPDFQQPLRNEGSRCFRWTSGIGYVAAAISLFLSALVLLLFIKTKSGAGCLALSIFAVRLWLEETWLDMLSPVLLVFTFICLCTASLSLAVREMVLWGIYSVIVVQLVLAFVNREFPVMGTIGLGMGLALDHPVLQLGGWIGAPLSVCILLYYAIVGYFGNTYGGYFYYDRQYTTTLLIVACIPVSCSLVVLSEALLAISSCETAEAKSASKQQ; encoded by the exons ATGAACGCGTTTACTACGGGACCGGAGTCAACTGCTGCCGACCGCCACAACAGACGCGCCACGGGAATTTCTTCCGAGGCAGAAGAACGCCGGATGGAAACCTTGGAAATCATGAACACACCAGTCGAAAACGATGCGGAAGAGGagaatgatgatgacgacgaagaagaagaggcgATGGCGCCTGTTGCTGGATGGAGATTCTGGTGGATCTTTGCCAGGTTTCCGCTGGGTCTGCTCCTCGTTAACACGATCCTTCTCGCTTTAATCACCCTATACAATCTACAATACTCGCCTTCGTATATTGTGGGAAACTCGACGCACGCTGTATTGAACGACGACTTCGATTCCGACGAGCGAAGGGATTTCGGGCTTGCGCAGTTCAGTGCGCTCGAACTGCAATCATGGATTGTCAAATGCGGGATGGTAGCCCTCTTAGCTTGCCTGGATGCTATTGTCTTTTACTGGTTCACAGTACGTCTCAAGAAGGGCATGGAATTGCTTGCGCGAAAGGCTCAGCAAGAAGAGCCTCAAGGACGGCCAGTCGCAAATGAGAATCTGAACAGGCCAAGAACGGCACCGTTGCACAAGTTGGACTTGAACTACAGCGAACTGGACCTGGTACACGCTCGG GGACCCAGCGCGGCAACCGACCGTCCCAATCTTGGTCAGCCTGTTGTACCTACTGACGGCACTCACAGTGACTGCTTGTCTGACTGCGCTATCACTTTTGATATTTTTGTACAGCTCCGAAGGATCTTCCATGTGCTTGAAGAGTATcacatcacagtcag AATGGCCGAAAAGGAACATCATGGTTGGGATTCCTATATGGATACGGAAACACTAGTTGCGACCAACGTAAATGGAAATCTTACTGTGTACAGTCAACTCCACGAACCGCATAGCTTCGTGAGTATTAACGAAGGTTCTGGTGAAACAATGGAAGGATTCTGTTTCCTCTATACGGAGTTTGTTGgacacgacgacgaggaaataTATGAATACACAACGCAAGCAGTTGCGTGTGTATCTTCCAATGAAAACATAAGTCAGGGATTTCGAAACACAACTCTTCTAAACAGTGACGGAGGGGGATGGTTAGAATCCGTTGGCAAAGCTCACGATGGACGATACTGGATCAGGCTGCAAGAGGATAGATTTGTTGATGAGTGGTCGTCGTATCAAGAGGTTTTGCATATCATACAGCTGGACCCGCAGTCGATGATGTATACTGTAGTTGCAAACTCAACTTCCTTCCCCGATTTTCAACAACCCTTGAGGAACGAAGGAAGTAGATGTTTCCGCTGGACTAGCGGCATTGGGTACGTTGCTGCCGCAATATCTCTGTTTCTTTCGGCGCTGGTGCTCCTACTATTCATCAAGACAAAGTCGGGAGCAGGTTGCTTGGCGTTGTCTATCTTTGCAGTCCGACTTTGGCTGGAAGAAACTTGGCTAGACATGCTGAGTCCAGTATTGCTTGTTTTTACATTCATATGCTTGTGCACGGCATCACTcagccttgccgtccgaGAGATGGTGCTATGGGGAATATATAGCGTCATTGTGGTGCAATTGGTTTTAGCTTTTGTGAACCGAGAATTTCCGGTAATGGGGACTATTGGACTAGGTATGGGCCTCGCGCTGGACCATCCTGTACTTCAGCTGGGTGGGTGGATCGGAGCGCCTTTATCGGTTTGTATTCTCTTGTACTATGCGATAGTTGGCTATTTCGGCAACACTTATGGTGGCTACTTCTACTATGATCGACAGTATACTACTACTCTACTGATTGTTGCATGCATCCCT GTCTCGTGCAGTCTTGTTGTTCTATCTGAGGCGCTTCTGGCGATCTCTTCGTGTGAAACTGCGGAGGCGAAGTCGGCCTCAAAGCAGCAATAG